In Phalacrocorax aristotelis chromosome 25, bGulAri2.1, whole genome shotgun sequence, the following proteins share a genomic window:
- the CREB3L4 gene encoding cyclic AMP-responsive element-binding protein 3-like protein 4 isoform X1 translates to MVPARPSTQAMEPELPDPLLEPPDRLFPGSVIPDPPFSGSVPSPSSFEPAFEGWTLPENGGSKAEELLRLTVNPNDVCGLGLAPAPPDATPECPQPDGPPAATLYEVVCDLSTPLHGSVVSIQLGPWGSTPSLGAASCQRGAGWGAERLPGLGQAGAGRAWPPLPLTDDWLCPTLLPSSCIINELPASPLPALLPAALPAPSTTLSLTEEEKRLLAQEGVTLPGTLPLTQAEEWILKKVRRKIRNKQSAQDSRRRKKEYLDGLESRAAACLAQNQELRKKIQELEKRNGSLLRQLQTLIKQTSNKTAQTGTCILILLLSLGLILSPTYSPFRWGPGGSQNGDRPTGVISRNILTQGEPLGSARDTPFPAPGWLQVEEPRPVASTEDGGEGGHGRTPPDWEPGTNSSGQAPLGDAGALVGTVRQGHGDEM, encoded by the exons ATGGTCCCCGCCCGCCCTTCGACCCAGGCGATGGAGCCAGAGCTCCCGGACCCTCTCCTGGAGCCACCGGACAGGCTCTTCCCAGGCAGCGTCATCCCCGATCCCCCATTCTCTGGCTCGGTCCCGTCTCCCAGCAGCTTCGAGCCAGCCTTCGAGGGCTGGACGCTCCCCGAGAACGGC GGGAGCAAAGCCGAGGAGCTGCTGCGGTTGACGGTGAACCCCAACGACGTCTGCGGCCTGGGCCttgcccccgcccccccggaCGCTACCCCAGAGTGCCCCCAGCCTGATGGGCCCCCCGCTGCCACGCTTTACGAGGTGGTCTGCGACCTCAGCACCCCCCTACACGGCAGCGTTGTCTCCATCCAGCTGGGTCCGTGGGGTTCAACCCCCAGCCTGGGGGCTGCATCCTGCCAGCGGGGTGCAGGGTGGGGAGCAGAGCGGCTCCCCGGGttagggcaggcaggagcaggcagggcatgGCCACCTCTTCCCCTTACAGACGACTGGCTCTGCCCCacgctgctccccagctcctgcatcATCAATGAACTGCCTGCCAgccccctgcctgctctgctgcctgctgccctgccgGCGCCCAGCACCACG CTTTCCCtgacagaggaggagaagcGGCTGTTGGCGCAGGAGGGGGTGACGCTGCCCGGCACCCTGCCCCTCACTCAG GCTGAGGAGTGGATCCTAAAGAAGGTGAGAAGAAAGATCCGGAACAAGCAGTCAGCCCAGGACAGCCGGCGGAGGAAGAAGGAATACCTGGACGGGCTGGAGAGCAG GGCGGCCGCGTGCTTGGCCCAGAACCAGGAGCTGCGGAAGAAAAtccaggagctggagaagcGCAATGG GTCcctgctgcggcagctgcaaACACTGATCAAGCAGACTTCCAACAAAACAGCCCAGACCGGCACCTGCATCCTG atcctgctcctctccctgggactcatcctttcccccaCCTACAGCCCCTTCCGCTGGGGGCCAGGGGGCAGCCAGAATGGCGACAGGCCCACCGGAG TGATTTCCAGGAACATCCTGACACAGGGGGAGCCCCTGGGATCGGCCAGAGACACCCCATTCCCTGCACCAGGGTGGCTGCAGGTAGAAGAACCCAGACCTGTGGCTTCCACGGAGGATGGAGGCGAGGGGGGGCACGGGAGGACCCCCCCTGACTGGGAGCCGGGCACCAACTCCTCAGGCCAGGCTCCTCTGGGGGATGCAGGGGCTCTGGTGGGGACAGTGAGACAGGGACACGGGGATGAGATGTGA
- the JTB gene encoding protein JTB isoform X1, protein MGPRGPAGPRCCALYAVLGALVCGLCPAMAASDERRSASPVAVTQCWRVEDFVVAQECTRCSSFQAKTIVECSHTGFIEIITCAASSREEYKSCRSAVMEAHVFWRFVGTMMCVAAVFAVLVVCRQRVLDRKALEKVRKQIESI, encoded by the exons ATGGggccccgcggccccgcagGGCCGCGCTGCTGCGCTCTCTACGCCGTGCTGGGCGCTCTGGTGTGCGGCCTGTG CCCGGCGATGGCGGCGAGCGACGAGCGGCGCTCGG CGAGCCCGGTGGCGGTCACGCAGTGCTGGCGAGTGGAGGATTTCGTGGTGGCGCAGGAGTGTACCCGCTGCTCCAGCTTCCAGGCG aagaCTATAGTGGAGTGCAGCCACACGGGTTTCATCGAGATCATCACCTGCGCTGCCTCCAGCAGGGAAGAGTACAAGAG CTGTCGCTCGGCAGTGATGGAGGCGCACGTGTTCTGGAGGTTTGTGGGCACCATGATGTGCGTGGCTGCCGTCTTCGCGGTGCTGGTGGTGTGTCGCCAGCGCGTGTTGGACAGGAAGGCTCTGGAGAAGGTCCGCAAGCAGATCGAGTCTATTTAG
- the CREB3L4 gene encoding cyclic AMP-responsive element-binding protein 3-like protein 4 isoform X2, with protein sequence MEPELPDPLLEPPDRLFPGSVIPDPPFSGSVPSPSSFEPAFEGWTLPENGGSKAEELLRLTVNPNDVCGLGLAPAPPDATPECPQPDGPPAATLYEVVCDLSTPLHGSVVSIQLGPWGSTPSLGAASCQRGAGWGAERLPGLGQAGAGRAWPPLPLTDDWLCPTLLPSSCIINELPASPLPALLPAALPAPSTTLSLTEEEKRLLAQEGVTLPGTLPLTQAEEWILKKVRRKIRNKQSAQDSRRRKKEYLDGLESRAAACLAQNQELRKKIQELEKRNGSLLRQLQTLIKQTSNKTAQTGTCILILLLSLGLILSPTYSPFRWGPGGSQNGDRPTGVISRNILTQGEPLGSARDTPFPAPGWLQVEEPRPVASTEDGGEGGHGRTPPDWEPGTNSSGQAPLGDAGALVGTVRQGHGDEM encoded by the exons ATGGAGCCAGAGCTCCCGGACCCTCTCCTGGAGCCACCGGACAGGCTCTTCCCAGGCAGCGTCATCCCCGATCCCCCATTCTCTGGCTCGGTCCCGTCTCCCAGCAGCTTCGAGCCAGCCTTCGAGGGCTGGACGCTCCCCGAGAACGGC GGGAGCAAAGCCGAGGAGCTGCTGCGGTTGACGGTGAACCCCAACGACGTCTGCGGCCTGGGCCttgcccccgcccccccggaCGCTACCCCAGAGTGCCCCCAGCCTGATGGGCCCCCCGCTGCCACGCTTTACGAGGTGGTCTGCGACCTCAGCACCCCCCTACACGGCAGCGTTGTCTCCATCCAGCTGGGTCCGTGGGGTTCAACCCCCAGCCTGGGGGCTGCATCCTGCCAGCGGGGTGCAGGGTGGGGAGCAGAGCGGCTCCCCGGGttagggcaggcaggagcaggcagggcatgGCCACCTCTTCCCCTTACAGACGACTGGCTCTGCCCCacgctgctccccagctcctgcatcATCAATGAACTGCCTGCCAgccccctgcctgctctgctgcctgctgccctgccgGCGCCCAGCACCACG CTTTCCCtgacagaggaggagaagcGGCTGTTGGCGCAGGAGGGGGTGACGCTGCCCGGCACCCTGCCCCTCACTCAG GCTGAGGAGTGGATCCTAAAGAAGGTGAGAAGAAAGATCCGGAACAAGCAGTCAGCCCAGGACAGCCGGCGGAGGAAGAAGGAATACCTGGACGGGCTGGAGAGCAG GGCGGCCGCGTGCTTGGCCCAGAACCAGGAGCTGCGGAAGAAAAtccaggagctggagaagcGCAATGG GTCcctgctgcggcagctgcaaACACTGATCAAGCAGACTTCCAACAAAACAGCCCAGACCGGCACCTGCATCCTG atcctgctcctctccctgggactcatcctttcccccaCCTACAGCCCCTTCCGCTGGGGGCCAGGGGGCAGCCAGAATGGCGACAGGCCCACCGGAG TGATTTCCAGGAACATCCTGACACAGGGGGAGCCCCTGGGATCGGCCAGAGACACCCCATTCCCTGCACCAGGGTGGCTGCAGGTAGAAGAACCCAGACCTGTGGCTTCCACGGAGGATGGAGGCGAGGGGGGGCACGGGAGGACCCCCCCTGACTGGGAGCCGGGCACCAACTCCTCAGGCCAGGCTCCTCTGGGGGATGCAGGGGCTCTGGTGGGGACAGTGAGACAGGGACACGGGGATGAGATGTGA
- the CREB3L4 gene encoding cyclic AMP-responsive element-binding protein 3-like protein 4 isoform X3, with product MVPARPSTQAMEPELPDPLLEPPDRLFPGSVIPDPPFSGSVPSPSSFEPAFEGWTLPENGGSKAEELLRLTVNPNDVCGLGLAPAPPDATPECPQPDGPPAATLYEVVCDLSTPLHGSVVSIQLDDWLCPTLLPSSCIINELPASPLPALLPAALPAPSTTLSLTEEEKRLLAQEGVTLPGTLPLTQAEEWILKKVRRKIRNKQSAQDSRRRKKEYLDGLESRAAACLAQNQELRKKIQELEKRNGSLLRQLQTLIKQTSNKTAQTGTCILILLLSLGLILSPTYSPFRWGPGGSQNGDRPTGVISRNILTQGEPLGSARDTPFPAPGWLQVEEPRPVASTEDGGEGGHGRTPPDWEPGTNSSGQAPLGDAGALVGTVRQGHGDEM from the exons ATGGTCCCCGCCCGCCCTTCGACCCAGGCGATGGAGCCAGAGCTCCCGGACCCTCTCCTGGAGCCACCGGACAGGCTCTTCCCAGGCAGCGTCATCCCCGATCCCCCATTCTCTGGCTCGGTCCCGTCTCCCAGCAGCTTCGAGCCAGCCTTCGAGGGCTGGACGCTCCCCGAGAACGGC GGGAGCAAAGCCGAGGAGCTGCTGCGGTTGACGGTGAACCCCAACGACGTCTGCGGCCTGGGCCttgcccccgcccccccggaCGCTACCCCAGAGTGCCCCCAGCCTGATGGGCCCCCCGCTGCCACGCTTTACGAGGTGGTCTGCGACCTCAGCACCCCCCTACACGGCAGCGTTGTCTCCATCCAGCTGG ACGACTGGCTCTGCCCCacgctgctccccagctcctgcatcATCAATGAACTGCCTGCCAgccccctgcctgctctgctgcctgctgccctgccgGCGCCCAGCACCACG CTTTCCCtgacagaggaggagaagcGGCTGTTGGCGCAGGAGGGGGTGACGCTGCCCGGCACCCTGCCCCTCACTCAG GCTGAGGAGTGGATCCTAAAGAAGGTGAGAAGAAAGATCCGGAACAAGCAGTCAGCCCAGGACAGCCGGCGGAGGAAGAAGGAATACCTGGACGGGCTGGAGAGCAG GGCGGCCGCGTGCTTGGCCCAGAACCAGGAGCTGCGGAAGAAAAtccaggagctggagaagcGCAATGG GTCcctgctgcggcagctgcaaACACTGATCAAGCAGACTTCCAACAAAACAGCCCAGACCGGCACCTGCATCCTG atcctgctcctctccctgggactcatcctttcccccaCCTACAGCCCCTTCCGCTGGGGGCCAGGGGGCAGCCAGAATGGCGACAGGCCCACCGGAG TGATTTCCAGGAACATCCTGACACAGGGGGAGCCCCTGGGATCGGCCAGAGACACCCCATTCCCTGCACCAGGGTGGCTGCAGGTAGAAGAACCCAGACCTGTGGCTTCCACGGAGGATGGAGGCGAGGGGGGGCACGGGAGGACCCCCCCTGACTGGGAGCCGGGCACCAACTCCTCAGGCCAGGCTCCTCTGGGGGATGCAGGGGCTCTGGTGGGGACAGTGAGACAGGGACACGGGGATGAGATGTGA
- the JTB gene encoding protein JTB isoform X2 produces MAASDERRSASPVAVTQCWRVEDFVVAQECTRCSSFQAKTIVECSHTGFIEIITCAASSREEYKSCRSAVMEAHVFWRFVGTMMCVAAVFAVLVVCRQRVLDRKALEKVRKQIESI; encoded by the exons ATGGCGGCGAGCGACGAGCGGCGCTCGG CGAGCCCGGTGGCGGTCACGCAGTGCTGGCGAGTGGAGGATTTCGTGGTGGCGCAGGAGTGTACCCGCTGCTCCAGCTTCCAGGCG aagaCTATAGTGGAGTGCAGCCACACGGGTTTCATCGAGATCATCACCTGCGCTGCCTCCAGCAGGGAAGAGTACAAGAG CTGTCGCTCGGCAGTGATGGAGGCGCACGTGTTCTGGAGGTTTGTGGGCACCATGATGTGCGTGGCTGCCGTCTTCGCGGTGCTGGTGGTGTGTCGCCAGCGCGTGTTGGACAGGAAGGCTCTGGAGAAGGTCCGCAAGCAGATCGAGTCTATTTAG
- the CREB3L4 gene encoding cyclic AMP-responsive element-binding protein 3-like protein 4 isoform X4, with the protein MEPELPDPLLEPPDRLFPGSVIPDPPFSGSVPSPSSFEPAFEGWTLPENGGSKAEELLRLTVNPNDVCGLGLAPAPPDATPECPQPDGPPAATLYEVVCDLSTPLHGSVVSIQLDDWLCPTLLPSSCIINELPASPLPALLPAALPAPSTTLSLTEEEKRLLAQEGVTLPGTLPLTQAEEWILKKVRRKIRNKQSAQDSRRRKKEYLDGLESRAAACLAQNQELRKKIQELEKRNGSLLRQLQTLIKQTSNKTAQTGTCILILLLSLGLILSPTYSPFRWGPGGSQNGDRPTGVISRNILTQGEPLGSARDTPFPAPGWLQVEEPRPVASTEDGGEGGHGRTPPDWEPGTNSSGQAPLGDAGALVGTVRQGHGDEM; encoded by the exons ATGGAGCCAGAGCTCCCGGACCCTCTCCTGGAGCCACCGGACAGGCTCTTCCCAGGCAGCGTCATCCCCGATCCCCCATTCTCTGGCTCGGTCCCGTCTCCCAGCAGCTTCGAGCCAGCCTTCGAGGGCTGGACGCTCCCCGAGAACGGC GGGAGCAAAGCCGAGGAGCTGCTGCGGTTGACGGTGAACCCCAACGACGTCTGCGGCCTGGGCCttgcccccgcccccccggaCGCTACCCCAGAGTGCCCCCAGCCTGATGGGCCCCCCGCTGCCACGCTTTACGAGGTGGTCTGCGACCTCAGCACCCCCCTACACGGCAGCGTTGTCTCCATCCAGCTGG ACGACTGGCTCTGCCCCacgctgctccccagctcctgcatcATCAATGAACTGCCTGCCAgccccctgcctgctctgctgcctgctgccctgccgGCGCCCAGCACCACG CTTTCCCtgacagaggaggagaagcGGCTGTTGGCGCAGGAGGGGGTGACGCTGCCCGGCACCCTGCCCCTCACTCAG GCTGAGGAGTGGATCCTAAAGAAGGTGAGAAGAAAGATCCGGAACAAGCAGTCAGCCCAGGACAGCCGGCGGAGGAAGAAGGAATACCTGGACGGGCTGGAGAGCAG GGCGGCCGCGTGCTTGGCCCAGAACCAGGAGCTGCGGAAGAAAAtccaggagctggagaagcGCAATGG GTCcctgctgcggcagctgcaaACACTGATCAAGCAGACTTCCAACAAAACAGCCCAGACCGGCACCTGCATCCTG atcctgctcctctccctgggactcatcctttcccccaCCTACAGCCCCTTCCGCTGGGGGCCAGGGGGCAGCCAGAATGGCGACAGGCCCACCGGAG TGATTTCCAGGAACATCCTGACACAGGGGGAGCCCCTGGGATCGGCCAGAGACACCCCATTCCCTGCACCAGGGTGGCTGCAGGTAGAAGAACCCAGACCTGTGGCTTCCACGGAGGATGGAGGCGAGGGGGGGCACGGGAGGACCCCCCCTGACTGGGAGCCGGGCACCAACTCCTCAGGCCAGGCTCCTCTGGGGGATGCAGGGGCTCTGGTGGGGACAGTGAGACAGGGACACGGGGATGAGATGTGA